A single Anopheles maculipalpis chromosome 3RL, idAnoMacuDA_375_x, whole genome shotgun sequence DNA region contains:
- the LOC126563250 gene encoding biogenesis of lysosome-related organelles complex 1 subunit 6 codes for MSEEASDSESQDIQEHNETVRALSAGLLQIYEPKLKEVKENLKELINKQNDLQIAMTSEKNAFASRQIQEVNEMVLKTKAYKDKVTRIKMQMHQIHQRTKNLRAKALEIQELKVNQCATKLQQLHYEESLVANSKRTPRKS; via the exons ATGTCTGAGGAAGC CTCCGACAGCGAAAGCCAGGACATTCAGGAGCACAACGAAACGGTCCGGGCACTATCGGCCGGATTGCTACAGATCTACGAGCCTAAGTTAAAGGAGGTGAAGGAAAACTTGAAGGAGCTAAT aaataaacaaaatgatcTACAAATTGCGATGACCAGTGAAAAGAATGCTTTCGCCAGCCGGCAGATACAGGAAGTGAACGAAATG GTGCTGAAAACCAAAGCGTACAAAGATAAGGTTACGCGCATAAAGATGCAGATGCACCAAATACACCAACGAACAAAGAACCTCAGG GCAAAAGCGTTGGAAATCCAGGAACTGAAAGTGAACCAATGTGCAACGAAGCTGCAACAGTTGCACTACGAAGAATCGCTGGTGGCTAACAGTAAAAGAACGCCACGAAAATCTTAA
- the LOC126562756 gene encoding protein KTI12 homolog — protein sequence MPLIVITGLPRSGKTTRAKELEKYFIENGKTPVHIVSEADCITRSGYGVKESFNDTTKEKQIRASLKSEAMKLLTKTTLVIMDGTNYIKGYRYEVFCMSKNARTTQCTVHCAMTVEQRDARRKEIVESGSDDDLDAETFDALCQRYEEPQDSSRWDHPLFTVYGGEEMDLAGINSALYEQASLPPNLATQNMPLSATNFLFELDKTTQTIVDQIASARKMGVDGPVEIPQAGMQADVPSNMSVAQLYRHRRQFLNYVKMHTNVSSDISKIPAIFVQFLNTNTNGA from the exons ATGCCTCTTATTGTGATTACCGGTTTACCGCGCAGTGGGAAAACCACCCGTGCAAAAgaattggaaaaatatttcatcgaAAACGGTAAAACGCCCGTTCACATCGTGTCCGAAGCTGACTGTATCACACGATCCGGCTACGGCGTGAAGGAAAGCTTTAACGACACGacgaaagagaaacaaatcCGTGCCAGCCTCAAATCGGAAGCGATGAAACTGTTGACCAAAACGACACTAGTCATCATGGATGGAACGAATTACATTAaagggtaccggtatgaaGTGTTTTGCATGAGCAAAAACGCACGAACGACCCAGTGCACCGTGCACTGTGCGATGACGGTAGAGCAGCGAGATGCTCGCAGGAAGGAGATTGTAGAGAGCGGTAGCGATGACGACCTTGATGCCGAAACGTTTGATGCGCTCTGTCAACGGTACGAGGAGCCACAGGACAGTAGCCGATGGGATCATCCCCTGTTTACCGTGTATGGTGGGGAAGAGATGGATCTTGCCGGTATCAACAGCGCGTTGTACGAACAGGCATCGTTGCCACCGAATTTAGCGACACAAAAT ATGCCGCTAAGCGCAACGAATTTTCTGTTCGAGCTGGACAAAACGACACAGACGATCGTGGATCAGATTGCTTCCGCGAGGAAAATGGGCGTTGATGGACCGGTGGAGATACCGCAGGCGGGAATGCAAGCAGACGTACCGTCTAATATGAGCGTGGCACAGCTTTATCGCCATCGAAGACAGTTTTTAAACTATGttaaaatgcacacaaacgTTAGCTCGGATATTAGTAAAATACCGGcaatttttgtacaatttctcAACACAAATACAAATGGCGCTTAA
- the LOC126561549 gene encoding exosome complex exonuclease RRP44, with the protein MLTNKVFMKKTKRGNILKIVREHYLRDDIWCGSAACQKCPLDENAILLDEAPQSVSDRFAFPHYLLLDTNIVLYQMDLLEESAIQNVIILHTVLDEVKHRSAVIYKRLRAILSNPERKFYTFVNEHHKDTYVERMPGESANDRNDRMIRTATQWYEKHLHQERARKPRVRIVLLSDDADNRTKATDLGLNTCSAAEYMKAAKEKFVHLLDKISQRDTVCESKEPLFPSHLTLMQIHEGIKSGKLMQGGFLASRDNYLEGYVRVESIEKAVLIQGRMNLNRAVDGDVVAIEMLPESEWKAPSDVVLVDEQNDPGDMVEPDPTFSVKPQAEREPTAKVVGIIKRKWRQYCGILIPSHIQGSTRHIFVPAERKIPRIRIETRQAATLLSQRIIVAIDQWPRHSRYPQGHFVRALGPIGSKETENEVILLEHDVPHNRFSEDVLACLPQLPWIITNDDLKRRVDLRNITICSVDPPGCTDIDDALHARRLPNGNIEVGVHIADVSHFIRPGTALDREAASRATTVYLVDKRIDMVPELLSSNLCSLRGGEERFAFSCIWELDDEANIKHTKYHKSVIKSKNALTYEEAQIIIDDKNQTNDVATSLRMLNRLAKILKKRRTEKGALVLASPEIRFHVDSETHDPIDVKAKQLLETNSMVEEFMLLANVSVAEKIEQEFPECAMLRRHPCPPQANYEPLVKAAQHQGFEIVTTSGKELATSLDNAVKPENPYFNTMLRILATRCMMQAVYFISGTLQRDEFFHYGLAAPIYTHFTSPIRRYADIIVHRLLAACTGADSTYPELLDKKINSNLCNNLNYRNRMAQYAGRASVALHTHLFFRKRSEDEQAYILFIRKNALQILVPKYGFEGTIYVTGRNNEEIRTGVRFVYDEDQLTQRCGNIVFRAFDPVVVRLSLDSTNVQHEKLVFELVEPYIEGFSVKSDGAEIEAPKRKGDQQPTKSKKSKKGK; encoded by the coding sequence ATGTTGACAAACAAAGTGTTCATGAAGAAAACCAAACGCGGCAATATACTAAAAATTGTACGCGAACACTATCTGCGGGATGATATCTGGTGCGGTTCGGCAGCCTGCCAAAAGTGTCCGCTGGATGAAAATGCAATACTGCTCGATGAAGCGCCACAATCCGTTAGCGACCGGTTTGCCTTTCCGCACTATCTGCTGCTCGATACGAACATCGTCCTGTACCAGATGGATTTGCTAGAGGAAAGTGCAATCCAGAATGTGATCATTCTGCACACGGTACTGGACGAGGTGAAGCATCGTAGTGCGGTGATTTACAAAAGATTGCGTGCAATTCTGTCGAATCCCGAGCGGAAGTTCTATACCTTCGTTAATGAACACCACAAGGATACGTACGTGGAGCGTATGCCGGGTGAATCGGCCAACGATCGGAACGATCGTATGATCCGAACAGCAACGCAATGGTACGAGAAGCATCTGCATCAGGAAAGGGCACGCAAGCCACGGGTACGCATTGTACTGCTGTCGGATGATGCCGATAACCGGACCAAAGCGACGGATCTTGGCCTGAACACGTGCTCTGCGGCGGAGTACATGAAAGCGGCCAAGGAGAAGTTTGTCCACCTGCTGGACAAGATTTCGCAGCGTGATACGGTGTGCGAATCGAAAGAACCACTCTTCCCGTCGCATCTGACGCTAATGCAGATACACGAAGGAATCAAAAGCGGCAAGCTGATGCAGGGTGGCTTTCTAGCGTCGCGAGACAATTACCTCGAAGGGTATGTGCGGGTTGAAAGCATCGAAAAGGCCGTCCTGATTCAGGGACGCATGAATCTGAATCGTGCCGTCGATGGGGATGTAGTGGCGATCGAAATGTTGCCAGAAAGCGAATGGAAAGCGCCGAGCGATGTGGTGCTGGTGGACGAGCAGAACGATCCGGGCGATATGGTCGAACCGGATCCAACGTTCAGCGTCAAGCCCCAGGCAGAGCGTGAACCGACAGCAAAGGTGGTGGGCATTATTAAGCGGAAATGGCGTCAGTACTGTGGCATTCTGATACCAAGCCACATTCAAGGCTCGACACGTCACATTTTCGTACCGGCAGAACGTAAAATTCCACGTATTCGAATTGAAACGCGCCAGGCCGCAACGCTCCTCTCGCAGCGTATAATCGTGGCGATTGACCAGTGGCCAAGGCATTCGCGCTACCCGCAGGGACATTTCGTGCGTGCGCTTGGGCCGATCGGTTCGAAGGAAACGGAGAATGAGGTCATTCTTCTCGAACATGATGTACCGCACAACCGTTTCTCGGAGGATGTACTTGCCTGTCTGCCACAGCTGCCGTGGATAATTACGAATGATGATTTGAAGCGTCGGGTAGATTTGCGTAACATTACGATTTGCTCGGTGGATCCACCCGGATGTACGGACATTGATGATGCACTGCATGCGCGCCGTTTGCCAAACGGAAACATTGAAGTTGGCGTTCACATTGCGGATGTAAGTCACTTCATTCGGCCTGGGACGGCCCTCGATCGGGAAGCGGCAAGTCGTGCAACGACCGTTTATCTGGTAGACAAACGTATCGATATGGTGCCGGAATTGCTTAGCTCTAATCTTTGCTCGCTGCGTGGTGGTGAGGAACGGTTCGCCTTTTCCTGTATCTGGGAGTTGGACGATGAGGCCAACATCAAGCACACAAAGTATCACAAGAGTGTGATAAAGTCGAAAAACGCACTCACGTACGAGGAGGCACAGATCATCATTGAcgataaaaatcaaaccaatgaTGTGGCCACATCTCTTCGAATGCTGAACAGATTGgctaaaattttgaaaaaacgaCGTACAGAGAAAGGTGCGCTGGTGCTAGCTTCGCCTGAAATTCGTTTCCACGTAGACAGCGAGACGCACGATCCGATCGATGTGAAAGCGAAGCAACTGCTCGAAACCAACTCGATGGTGGAAGAGTTCATGTTGCTTGCGAACGTGTCTGTGGCGGAAAAGATTGAACAAGAGTTCCCGGAGTGTGCGATGTTACGTCGCCATCCGTGTCCTCCGCAGGCCAACTACGAACCATTGGTAAAGGCTGCACAGCATCAGGGCTTTGAGATAGTGACGACAAGCGGAAAGGAACTCGCGACCAGCTTGGATAATGCGGTTAAGCCCGAAAATCCTTACTTCAACACGATGCTTCGTATACTGGCCACACGTTGCATGATGCAGGCCGTCTATTTCATTAGCGGCACACTTCAGCGGGATGAATTCTTCCACTACGGTCTAGCGGCTCCAATCTACACCCATTTTACCTCCCCGATTCGTCGCTATGCCGATATCATCGTGCACCGTCTCCTGGCCGCTTGTACTGGAGCTGATTCGACGTACCCGGAGCTGCTCGATAAAAAGATCAATTCGAACCTTTGCAACAATCTGAACTATCGCAACCGGATGGCACAGTACGCAGGTCGTGCATCGGTCGCCCTTCACACGCATCTGTTCTTCCGCAAGCGTTCGGAAGATGAGCAAGCGTACATTCTGTTCATCCGTAAGAACGCCCTCCAAATATTGGTGCCGAAGTATGGATTCGAGGGTACGATTTATGTGACGGGACGTAACAATGAGGAAATTCGAACGGGAGTACGGTTCGTGTACGATGAGGATCAGCTAACGCAACGCTGTGGAAATATCGTATTTAGGGCGTTCGATCCCGTCGTGGTACGGTTAAGTCTGGATTCGACGAATGTGCAGCACGAGAAGCTGGTGTTTGAGCTGGTGGAACCGTACATTGAAGGGTTCAGCGTAAAGTCGGATGGGGCAGAAATTGAAGCACCGAAAAGGAAAGGCGACCAACAGCCTACAAAgtcgaagaaaagcaaaaaaggaaagtaa
- the LOC126563674 gene encoding N-alpha-acetyltransferase 60, whose amino-acid sequence MAQSFTWFPVNHLGSTKSNERLQNTYEYPSVPLCSANDVQLRFLCPDDLEEVRTLCQDWFPIDYPLSWYVDITSSTRFFALAAIYNFSIIGLIVAEIKSYSKLNKEDRGIIPESMGRDAEIGYILSLGVHRKYRQNGIGSLLLDSLINHLTTAERHKVKAIFLHVLTTNRTAILFYERRGFVLHSFLPYYYSIRGKCKDGFTYVSYINGGHSPWSLYDYLKYWCSQILTAGGLCPWICGRMRTAFRWVCYRTMGRSHLQPDE is encoded by the exons ATGGCTCAATCATTCACCTG GTTTCCCGTGAACCACCTGGGCAGCACAAAGAGCAACGAGCGTCTTCAAAACACCTACGAATATCCGTCGGTACCACTGTGTTCAGCGAACGATGTGCAGCTACGCTTTCTCTGCCCGGACGATCTCGAGGAGGTGCGGACCTTGTGCCAAGACTGGTTCCCGATCGACTATCCGCTCTCGTGGTACGTGGACATTACCTCCAGCACGCGCTTTTTCGCACTGGCCGCCATTTACAACTTTAGCATCATTGGCCTAATCGTGGCCGAGATTAAGTCGTACAGCAAACTCAACAAAGAG GATCGAGGCATTATTCCGGAATCGATGGGCCGCGATGCAGAGATAGGGTACATACTGTCCCTGGGTGTGCATCGAAAGTACCGCCAAAACGGTATAGGATCCTTGCTGCTGGACTCTCTCATCAACCATCTAACGACTGCCGAACGACACAAGGTGAAGGCAATATTTCTACATGTACTGACCACGAACCGTACAGCCATACTTTTTTACGAGCGAAGAGG GTTTGTCCTTCATTCCTTTCTGCCTTACTACTACTCTATTCGAGGAAAGTGCAAAGATGGTTTCACCTACGTGTCCTACATCAACGGGGGCCATTCGCCTTGGAGCTTATA CGATTATTTGAAGTACTGGTGCTCGCAGATTCTAACTGCCGGTGGACTTTGCCCGTGGATCTGTGGCCGCATGCGAACAGCGTTCCGTTGGGTGTGCTATCGTACTATGGGAAGATCTCACCTTCAGCCGGACGAGTAG
- the LOC126561961 gene encoding UDP-glucose 6-dehydrogenase, giving the protein MVISKICCIGAGYVGGPTCSVMALKCPDIQITVVDRSTERIAQWNSDKLPIYEPGLDEVVRECRNRNLFFSTDIEKAIQEAELIFISVNTPTKTYGNGRGRAADLKYVEGCARMIAEMSQNSKIVVEKSTVPVRAAESIMHILKANHKPGVKYDILSNPEFLAEGTAVEDLLKPDRVLIGGEQTPEGQAAIEKLCWVYEHWIPKKNIITTNTWSSELSKLAANAFLAQRISSINSLSAVCEATGADVSEVARAVGLDSRIGPKFLQASVGFGGSCFQKDILNLVYICEGLNLPEVAAYWQQVIDMNDYQKTRFSQKIIECLFNTVTDKRISILGFAFKKNTGDTRETPAITVCRTLLDEGAQLNIYDPKVEPEQIIADLTHPKVTESPEHVKRAVQIFADPYDAVRGTHALVVCTEWDEFVVCHQCHRHIASKPTVAGHPNQNHHHNLPPHHPSSNHEPRCPVDSNTVPVVPFAFFPQSLNYERIYASMMKPAYIFDGRKILPHERLQQIGFHVQTIGKRLLQQDTATVRPPFAAAHHLTNGHGPLPANGDGPSAQA; this is encoded by the exons ATggtaatttcgaaaatttgcTGTATCGGTGCTGGATACGTTGGGGGGCCCACGTGCAGCGTGATGGCACTAAAGTGTCCGGATATTCAGATAACGGTCGTCGATCGTAGCACCGAACGGATAGCCCAATGGAACTCGGACAAGCTGCCAATTTACGAG CCCGGTCTGGATGAAGTTGTGCGCGAATGCCGCAACCGTAACCTGTTCTTCTCCACCGACATCGAGAAGGCCATTCAGGAAGCGGAACTCATCTTCATCTCCGTCAACACGCCCACCAAAACGTACGGCAATGGGCGAGGACGTGCAGCCGACCTGAAGTACGTGGAAGGCTGTGCTCGCATGATTGCCGAGATGTCGCAAAACAGTAAGATCGTGGTGGAGAAAAGTACGGTACCGGTACGGGCAGCGGAAAGCATTATGCATATCCTGAAAGCCAACCACAAACCGGGCGTCAAGTATGACATCCTATCGAACCCCGAATTTCTTGCCGAAGGTACGGCTGTGGAGGACCTCCTGAAGCCCGATCGTGTACTGATCGGTGGAGAGCAAACGCCTGAAGGTCAGGCAGCGATCGAGAAGCTGTGCTGGGTGTACGAACATTGGATCCCGAAGAAGAACATCATTACGACCAACACGTGGAGTTCGGAGTTGTCCAAGCTGGCAGCGAATGCTTTCCTGGCGCAACGCATATCCTCCATCAACTCGCTGTCGGCCGTGTGTGAAGCAACCGGTGCGGACGTGTCGGAAGTTGCCCGTGCCGTTGGGTTGGATTCTCGCATTGGGCCAAAGTTTCTGCAGGCATCGGTTGGGTTTGGGGGCAGCTGCTTCCAGAAGGATATCCTCAATCTGGTGTACATCTGCGAGGGGTTAAATTTGCCGGAGGTGGCCGCCTACTGGCAGCAGGTGATCGATATGAACGATTACCAAAAGACACGCTTCTCGCAGAAGATTATCGAGTGCCTGTTCAACACGGTCACCGACAAGCGCATCTCGATATTGGGCTTTGCGTTTAAGAAAAACACGGGAGACACGCGCGAAACGCCTGCGATTACCGTTTGCCGGACGCTGCTGGACGAGGGCGCCCAGCTAAATATCTACGATCCGAAGGTGGAACCGGAACAGATCATTGCGGACCTGACGCATCCGAAGGTTACCGAGAGTCCGGAGCACGTGAAGCGGGCGGTGCAGATCTTTGCCGATCCGTACGACGCGGTCCGGGGCACGCATGCCCTCGTCGTCTGCACCGAATGGGATGAGTTTGTCGTATGTCATCAATGTCACCGTCACATCGCGTCGAAGCCGACGGTTGCGGGACATCCCAACCAAAACCACCATCACAACCTTCCGCCCCACCATCCCTCGTCAAACCACGAACCAAGGTGCCCGGTCGATTCTAATACTGTACCCGTTGtcccttttgctttcttcccgCAGAGTCTCAACTACGAGCGCATCTACGCCTCGATGATGAAGCCGGCGTACATCTTCGATGGGCGCAAGATACTGCCGCACGAGCGGCTCCAGCAGATCGGGTTCCACGTGCAGACGATCGGCAAGCGGCTGTTGCAGCAGGATACGGCCACTGTACGGCCACCTTTTGCGGCGGCCCATCATCTGACGAATGGGCATGGTCCGCTGCCGGCCAACGGAGATGGTCCCAGTGCGCAGGCCTAG
- the LOC126562698 gene encoding SURF1-like protein: protein MLKTLFSSQILPSARCSIGGLNSHSKMPHLVSRTVHTRTKPRISPPPKLRPNASEHNANSITPFGWGLLIIPATTFGLGCWQVYRKQWKEGLISELERKIHMSPVPIPDDLSELNQMEYETVTVRGKFLHDREIHLGPRACIQHGDSHTAGGLFSQKEASIGFLVITPFQLEGRDDKILINRGWVPKRYLDPETRLEGQVSGTVELQGVVRLPEHRPQFTPKQRGAIFMYRDVEKMAAIGGTEPYYLDATVSSTVPLGPVGGQTRVTLRNEHLSYIMTWFSLSGFTTWLWFRQIVRGKSF from the exons ATGCTAAAAACACTATTTTCATCTCAAATTCTGCCCTCGGCAAGATGCAGCATTGGTGGATTGAACAGTCACAGCAAAATGCCGCACTTAGTGTCACGAACCGTACACACTCGCACGAAACCGCGTATTTCACCACCACCGAAGCTAAGGCCAAATGCATCGGAACACAACGCTAACAGCATCACTCCGTTCGGTTGGGGACTTTTG ATTATACCGGCCACCACGTTCGGGCTCGGATGCTGGCAAGTGTACCGAAAGCAATGGAAAGAAGGCCTTATAAGTGAGCTGGAGCGTAAGATTCATATGTCACCGGTACCGATTCCCGATGA CCTTTCCGAGCTGAACCAGATGGAGTACGAAACGGTAACGGTACGCGGGAAATTTCTACACGATCGGGAAATTCATTTAGGACCACGTGCCTGCATACAGCACGGTGATAGTCACACTGCCGGTGGCCTTTTCTCTCAGAAGGAAGCATCGATTGGATTTCTCGTCATTACACCCTTTCAGCTCGAGGGACGGGA TGACAAAATCCTAATAAACCGTGGCTGGGTACCGAAACGATATCTCGATCCGGAAACGCGCCTCGAAGGCCAAGTGTCCGGTACGGTGGAGCTGCAAGGTGTCGTACGGCTGCCCGAACATCGACCACAGTTTACGCCCAAACAGCGTGGCGCCATCTTTATGTACCGGGACGTGGAGAAAATGGCAGCGATTGGCGGTACGGAACCGTACTATCTCGATGCGACCGTATCGTCGACGGTTCCGCTAGGTCCGGTCGGTGGTCAGACACGGGTAACCCTTCGCAATGAGCATCTGTCGTACATAATGACGTGGTTCAGCCTGTCCGGCTTTACCACCTGGCTGTGGTTCCGGCAGATCGTGCGAGGCAAATCCTTCTAA